The proteins below are encoded in one region of Maribacter aestuarii:
- a CDS encoding MORN repeat-containing protein, with product MHTRKRTIFIYTTIAAIAISALFFVVKSIRLQRRLEDITQKQAQEMREMRTYRQLLKIDSILAKGEYETALRAYSSEIEDKDMVDNSAIQLRIAVAEQLLQFKAGEVLNRGEMIQLDSLDSIQSNRSLLKKEVNAYDSLNFALEKAKVQLRGMREQLRTKSFGEYLNFKSSKGDQMHYVGQVKNNQANGLGVAILNTGSRYEGEWKGNQRHGEGTFYWPDGEYYVGSYLNDKRNGLGTYYWPNGEKYVGQWKDDKRNGKGAFYGKDGDAITKGVWKNDKLIEEEKNNPYS from the coding sequence ATGCATACAAGAAAGAGAACCATCTTTATTTATACAACGATAGCTGCAATCGCAATTAGTGCCCTATTTTTTGTGGTTAAATCAATCAGGTTACAAAGACGCTTGGAAGATATAACTCAAAAACAAGCCCAAGAAATGAGGGAGATGAGGACTTACAGGCAATTACTGAAAATAGATTCCATTCTTGCTAAAGGTGAATACGAAACAGCCCTAAGAGCATATAGCAGTGAAATTGAAGACAAGGACATGGTGGACAATTCCGCTATACAACTTCGCATCGCAGTAGCCGAACAGCTTTTACAATTCAAAGCAGGGGAAGTTTTAAATAGGGGTGAAATGATACAATTGGATTCTTTAGATTCCATCCAATCCAATCGTTCATTACTCAAAAAAGAAGTTAATGCTTATGATTCCCTAAATTTTGCGCTAGAGAAGGCAAAAGTTCAGCTGAGAGGGATGCGTGAGCAACTCCGGACCAAATCTTTTGGAGAATACTTAAATTTTAAAAGCAGTAAAGGTGATCAGATGCATTACGTGGGACAGGTGAAGAATAACCAAGCAAATGGTTTAGGGGTTGCTATTTTAAATACAGGAAGTAGGTATGAAGGGGAGTGGAAAGGGAATCAACGGCACGGAGAAGGCACATTTTACTGGCCAGATGGTGAATACTACGTGGGCAGCTACCTTAATGACAAACGAAATGGTCTGGGTACCTATTATTGGCCGAATGGCGAAAAATACGTTGGGCAGTGGAAAGATGATAAAAGGAACGGAAAAGGAGCTTTTTACGGAAAGGATGGGGATGCGATTACGAAAGGTGTTTGGAAAAACGATAAGTTAATTGAGGAGGAAAAAAATAACCCTTATTCTTAA
- the ggt gene encoding gamma-glutamyltransferase, translated as MKKLFTIILIPFLGIISSAQDRLTGETFTTRSEVIAQNGMAATSQPLATQVALDILKRGGSAMDAAIAANAMLGLVEPASCGIGGDIFAIVWDAKEQKLYGFNGSGRSPKSLTIDHFIDNNMKYVPFYGPLPVSVPGCVDGWFTLHEKFGKIPMAQLLQPAIDYGRNGFPVSEVIAYEMESNYESLKDQPGFATTYLRNGMTPKKGEVFKNPDLADTYELISKKGRDAFYKGSIARTIADFMKKHGGFLSYDDLATHTSNWIEPVSTNYRGYEVWELPPNGQGTAALQMLNILEGYDIAKMGFGSTDYLHVLTEAKKLAYEDRAKFYADPDFNDIPLKELLSKEYAAQRRELIAMDVAADNYPAGDLEIETGNTTYLTVADKDGNMVSLIQSIYSEFASGMVPDGLGFVLQNRGQMFNVQDKNHANALEPGKRPFHTIIPAFITKDGKPHVSFGLMGGAVQPQGHAQIVVNLVDFGMNLQEAGDAPRMRHRGSSQPTGSEMTNGGTLNLESGFDYRTIRELRKRGHRISFAVGIYGGYQAIGVDLDQKVYSGASESRKDGQAAGY; from the coding sequence ATGAAGAAGCTTTTTACCATCATTTTGATACCTTTTTTAGGGATAATCTCATCGGCCCAAGATCGCTTAACCGGCGAAACGTTTACGACCCGCTCGGAAGTCATAGCCCAAAATGGAATGGCCGCCACCAGTCAGCCCTTAGCTACTCAGGTAGCCTTGGACATTCTGAAGCGAGGAGGAAGCGCCATGGACGCCGCAATAGCCGCTAATGCCATGTTGGGACTTGTTGAGCCCGCCAGTTGTGGTATTGGTGGTGATATATTTGCCATTGTCTGGGATGCGAAAGAGCAAAAATTATATGGTTTTAATGGAAGTGGGCGTTCACCAAAATCGCTTACCATAGACCATTTCATAGATAACAATATGAAATATGTGCCATTTTATGGTCCACTTCCAGTTTCGGTACCAGGATGCGTGGATGGTTGGTTTACGCTACATGAAAAGTTTGGAAAAATACCCATGGCCCAATTGCTACAGCCCGCCATTGATTATGGGAGAAATGGCTTTCCGGTGTCCGAAGTTATTGCCTATGAAATGGAATCTAACTATGAGTCCTTGAAAGACCAACCCGGTTTTGCCACTACGTATTTGAGAAACGGCATGACTCCTAAAAAGGGGGAAGTCTTCAAAAATCCCGATTTAGCCGATACGTATGAGTTGATTTCCAAAAAGGGTAGGGATGCATTTTACAAGGGTTCCATTGCCAGAACTATTGCAGATTTTATGAAAAAGCATGGTGGGTTTTTATCTTACGATGATTTGGCCACACACACGTCCAACTGGATTGAACCTGTTTCCACAAATTACCGCGGTTATGAGGTTTGGGAGCTTCCTCCCAATGGTCAGGGCACGGCAGCACTACAGATGTTGAATATTCTAGAGGGCTATGACATTGCCAAAATGGGTTTTGGAAGTACCGACTATTTACATGTCCTCACCGAGGCCAAGAAACTAGCATATGAGGATCGTGCGAAGTTCTACGCTGATCCAGATTTTAATGATATTCCGCTTAAGGAGCTTTTGTCCAAGGAATACGCGGCCCAGCGGCGTGAGTTGATTGCTATGGACGTTGCGGCGGATAACTATCCTGCCGGGGATTTAGAAATTGAAACAGGTAATACCACTTATTTGACCGTTGCCGACAAAGATGGAAACATGGTTTCGCTAATTCAGAGTATATACTCCGAGTTCGCTTCGGGAATGGTACCTGACGGTTTGGGTTTTGTACTTCAGAACCGCGGACAAATGTTTAACGTTCAGGATAAAAATCACGCCAATGCCCTTGAACCAGGCAAACGCCCTTTTCATACCATCATTCCGGCATTTATCACAAAAGATGGTAAACCACACGTGAGCTTTGGACTTATGGGCGGAGCAGTGCAACCACAGGGCCATGCGCAAATCGTTGTCAATCTAGTGGATTTCGGCATGAATTTGCAAGAAGCTGGCGACGCTCCTCGGATGCGCCACAGGGGCAGTTCACAACCTACGGGTTCGGAAATGACCAATGGTGGAACGTTAAACCTGGAAAGTGGATTCGATTATAGGACGATTCGTGAATTGAGAAAAAGAGGGCATCGCATATCCTTTGCTGTGGGTATTTATGGAGGGTATCAGGCCATAGGTGTGGATTTGGACCAAAAGGTATATTCCGGGGCCTCGGAATCCCGTAAAGACGGCCAAGCTGCCGGGTACTAA
- a CDS encoding class I SAM-dependent methyltransferase encodes MKRNTLLPKVILLLSLLFVCSCEGQKKNESDAYVYKSGDFNGIGKWYMGREIAHVMGFQGMDWLERPEREAEENTSILLKNMGINPTDVIADIGAGSGYHVFKMAPLAPEGMIYAVDIQDEMLQALQQKKEARNMENITLIKGSEKSINLPKNTVDKVLLVDVYHEFNYPVEMISSIKNALRPNGKLFLIEYRGEDRSVPIKELHKMTEAQAVKEMKAAGLTLERNYSNLPWQHCMVFIKEQ; translated from the coding sequence ATGAAAAGAAATACGCTACTCCCAAAAGTTATTTTGTTGCTTAGTTTACTATTCGTTTGCTCTTGTGAAGGGCAAAAGAAAAATGAATCAGACGCCTACGTTTACAAAAGTGGAGATTTCAATGGCATAGGAAAATGGTACATGGGTAGGGAAATTGCCCACGTAATGGGATTCCAGGGGATGGACTGGTTGGAGAGACCTGAGCGGGAAGCGGAGGAAAATACTTCCATCCTCTTAAAAAACATGGGAATTAACCCCACGGACGTTATCGCGGACATTGGTGCCGGCTCGGGTTATCATGTTTTTAAAATGGCCCCTTTAGCTCCTGAGGGTATGATTTACGCCGTTGATATTCAAGATGAAATGCTACAAGCGCTTCAACAGAAGAAAGAAGCCAGGAATATGGAGAACATCACTCTTATCAAGGGTAGTGAAAAAAGTATCAATCTTCCTAAAAACACCGTAGATAAGGTGCTGCTGGTAGACGTGTACCACGAATTTAATTATCCCGTAGAAATGATTTCTTCCATTAAAAATGCCCTGCGACCTAATGGAAAACTCTTTTTGATTGAATACCGCGGGGAGGATAGGTCCGTACCCATAAAGGAATTGCACAAAATGACCGAGGCGCAGGCCGTAAAAGAAATGAAAGCTGCTGGACTAACTTTGGAACGAAATTATAGTAACCTTCCTTGGCAACATTGTATGGTTTTTATAAAGGAGCAGTGA
- a CDS encoding Crp/Fnr family transcriptional regulator: protein MTHRPIIEHIQNHVTASPKDLQLFTSKLREVSVAKGKFLLQPATPVKHEYFVLNGCLKAYYLDKKGNKNIVQFAIENWWLGDFDAFYNQGPASLHIEAVENSTLLAINYNELQLLFQEAPIFERYFRILITRAFISLRKRIISSLGKNTKERYLEFCESYPSIEDRVPNYQIANYLGVSAENLSRVRRKMKTLK, encoded by the coding sequence ATGACGCATAGGCCTATCATTGAGCATATTCAAAATCATGTTACAGCGAGTCCAAAGGATTTACAATTATTTACTTCCAAATTAAGGGAAGTATCGGTTGCCAAAGGAAAGTTTCTGCTACAACCGGCAACGCCGGTAAAACATGAATATTTTGTGCTTAACGGGTGTTTGAAGGCTTATTATTTAGATAAGAAGGGTAATAAAAATATCGTACAGTTCGCTATTGAGAATTGGTGGTTGGGAGATTTTGATGCTTTTTACAATCAGGGTCCGGCAAGCTTACATATTGAAGCCGTTGAGAATTCTACCTTACTCGCCATCAATTATAATGAATTACAGCTCCTATTTCAAGAAGCCCCCATATTTGAACGTTACTTTAGAATTCTGATTACCCGTGCCTTTATTTCCCTTCGTAAACGCATCATATCTTCATTAGGGAAAAACACAAAAGAGCGTTACTTAGAATTTTGTGAAAGTTACCCGAGCATCGAAGATAGGGTACCCAATTATCAGATTGCAAATTATTTGGGGGTATCCGCCGAAAATCTGAGTAGAGTAAGGCGGAAAATGAAGACGTTAAAATAA
- a CDS encoding alkene reductase, which yields MQNLLTPYNKNIKLRNRVVMAPMTRSRADNEENKPTNELHGLYYEQRSSAGLIITEGSQVSKRAVGYINTAGIHSKAQVEGWKKVTERVHKKDGKIFIQLWHVGRISHPDFHDGELPLAPSAINPNEQAYTPEGLKDTVTPKEMTIEDIKTTVKDFQNAAKNAVEAGFDGIEIHSSNGYLIHQFFNGTSNKRTDEYGGSHENKARFFFEILDAIKEVIPEEKIGARFNPSLNGVFGMTMDEDTIPTFEYVIKKLNDYNLAYIHLSEPFTDVSEISYAVTEIAKHFRPLYNGTLMINSGFNQESGNKVIESGNADLVSFGKLYVSNPDLVERFENNLELADWDEDTFYTPGPEGYTDYPKASIEQEA from the coding sequence ATGCAAAATTTATTAACACCATACAATAAGAATATAAAATTAAGGAATAGGGTAGTAATGGCTCCCATGACAAGAAGCAGGGCAGATAATGAGGAAAATAAGCCCACAAATGAGCTTCATGGTTTATACTATGAACAACGCTCCTCTGCAGGGCTTATCATCACCGAAGGTTCGCAAGTTTCGAAAAGAGCCGTTGGATATATCAACACTGCCGGAATTCATTCCAAAGCCCAAGTGGAAGGCTGGAAAAAGGTTACGGAAAGAGTGCATAAGAAGGACGGTAAAATCTTCATCCAATTATGGCATGTAGGACGGATATCGCATCCTGATTTTCACGACGGTGAACTGCCATTGGCACCATCGGCAATAAATCCGAACGAGCAGGCCTATACACCGGAAGGATTAAAAGATACGGTTACTCCAAAAGAAATGACAATTGAAGATATTAAGACTACCGTAAAGGATTTTCAGAACGCTGCGAAGAACGCCGTAGAGGCCGGATTTGACGGGATAGAAATTCATTCTTCCAACGGCTATCTAATCCATCAATTTTTTAACGGCACTTCCAACAAAAGGACCGATGAATATGGTGGAAGCCATGAGAATAAAGCACGGTTCTTTTTTGAAATTTTAGATGCTATCAAAGAAGTGATTCCAGAGGAAAAAATTGGAGCCCGTTTTAATCCATCACTTAACGGAGTTTTTGGAATGACCATGGATGAAGACACGATTCCAACGTTCGAGTACGTCATTAAGAAATTGAACGACTATAATTTGGCATATATACATTTATCAGAACCATTTACGGACGTTTCTGAAATATCCTATGCAGTTACAGAGATTGCTAAACATTTTAGACCATTATATAATGGTACACTAATGATTAATTCTGGCTTTAATCAAGAGTCCGGGAACAAAGTAATCGAGTCTGGAAATGCCGACTTGGTATCCTTTGGAAAATTATATGTGTCCAACCCAGATCTGGTAGAACGGTTCGAAAATAATTTAGAGTTGGCAGATTGGGATGAGGATACTTTCTACACTCCAGGTCCTGAAGGATACACGGATTACCCCAAGGCGAGCATAGAACAAGAAGCATAA
- a CDS encoding OsmC family protein — MRFTRKAQAQWKGSGKEGKGTLTTGSGILNTTPYSFHTRFEDGEKGTNPEELIGAAHAGCFAMQLSFLLGEEGFKPDSLDIAASVSFEDGEIKKIDLDLKGDIPNIDAEQFQQIAHKAKEVCPVSKLLKADIQLKVTLNK; from the coding sequence ATGAGATTCACAAGAAAAGCACAGGCCCAGTGGAAAGGTTCTGGCAAAGAAGGAAAAGGAACATTAACTACGGGCAGTGGTATATTGAATACAACGCCATATTCATTTCATACGAGATTTGAAGATGGGGAAAAAGGCACGAATCCAGAAGAACTAATAGGCGCTGCCCATGCGGGATGTTTTGCAATGCAGTTAAGCTTTTTATTGGGAGAGGAAGGATTTAAGCCGGATAGTTTGGATATTGCCGCATCCGTTTCTTTTGAAGATGGAGAAATCAAAAAAATAGATTTAGACCTAAAAGGGGATATTCCAAATATAGATGCCGAGCAATTTCAACAGATTGCCCACAAGGCTAAGGAGGTCTGTCCCGTATCAAAACTCTTAAAGGCGGATATTCAACTTAAAGTAACGCTAAACAAATAG